From Bordetella flabilis, the proteins below share one genomic window:
- a CDS encoding YkgB family protein has protein sequence MTTPANHFRPQVAEKSVGSLSHLALLRWALVVIFLWFGGMKFTAYEAGGIAPFIVNSPFMGWLNALFGVQGASYVIGVLELSTAAALILGAFRPFFSALGAAMSAATYAITLTFFLTTPGVAEATAGGFPAISAMPGQFLLKDLVLLAASLSLLLASIQSQRLNVPKP, from the coding sequence ATGACAACTCCTGCAAATCACTTTCGTCCACAAGTCGCTGAAAAGAGCGTGGGTTCGCTTTCTCACCTGGCTTTGCTCAGATGGGCTTTGGTCGTCATTTTTCTTTGGTTCGGCGGGATGAAGTTCACCGCCTACGAAGCCGGCGGCATCGCTCCGTTCATCGTCAACAGCCCTTTCATGGGCTGGTTGAATGCCTTGTTCGGCGTTCAAGGGGCAAGCTACGTTATAGGCGTACTTGAATTGTCCACCGCCGCGGCTCTGATTCTCGGCGCGTTCCGGCCTTTCTTCTCGGCATTGGGCGCGGCGATGTCGGCTGCGACCTATGCGATCACACTCACCTTTTTCTTGACCACTCCGGGCGTAGCCGAGGCAACGGCGGGGGGATTTCCGGCCATTTCAGCCATGCCCGGCCAGTTCCTCCTGAAAGACCTTGTTCTCCTGGCTGCCTCGCTTTCGCTTCTCCTGGCATCTATACAAAGCCAGCGCCTCAACGTGCCAAAGCCGTGA
- a CDS encoding SDR family NAD(P)-dependent oxidoreductase produces MIKPQKVVVVTGASQGIGATVVREFRKLGYCVVATSRSIKPSGDANILSIAGDIGDPATARRVMSEGVARFGRIDTLVNNAGIYIGKPFTEHTDEDYAAVMNVNMAGFYHITRLAIAEMEKHSSGHVVTVTTSIDQVAISGIHSALAAMTKGGLNAATKSLAIEYAKKGIRVNAVAPGNIKTPMHAPEHHEALAAFQPIGRMGETIDIAQAILFLDSAPFVTGEILHVDGGQSAGR; encoded by the coding sequence TTGATCAAACCACAGAAGGTCGTTGTGGTGACCGGTGCATCCCAAGGCATCGGCGCCACGGTCGTAAGGGAATTCCGGAAGCTGGGCTACTGCGTCGTCGCCACCTCGCGGTCAATCAAGCCTTCAGGCGACGCCAACATCCTAAGCATCGCCGGCGACATCGGCGATCCGGCAACCGCCCGGCGCGTCATGTCCGAGGGCGTGGCGCGATTTGGCCGTATCGATACGCTGGTGAACAACGCGGGCATCTACATCGGAAAGCCTTTCACCGAGCATACCGATGAAGACTATGCGGCCGTGATGAATGTGAACATGGCAGGTTTCTATCACATCACGCGACTGGCGATCGCAGAGATGGAGAAACATTCAAGTGGTCACGTGGTCACTGTCACGACGAGCATAGACCAGGTTGCAATCAGTGGGATCCATTCGGCCTTGGCGGCCATGACGAAGGGCGGCCTGAACGCCGCGACGAAATCACTGGCGATCGAGTACGCGAAGAAGGGAATTCGCGTGAACGCCGTCGCGCCGGGGAATATAAAGACGCCGATGCATGCACCTGAACATCACGAGGCACTGGCGGCATTCCAGCCTATCGGACGCATGGGCGAAACAATCGATATTGCCCAGGCGATTCTCTTTCTTGACTCCGCACCGTTCGTCACCGGAGAGATTCTGCACGTCGATGGTGGACAGAGTGCCGGCCGATGA
- a CDS encoding glutathione S-transferase N-terminal domain-containing protein, translated as MTVDHPIFTRWPIQYPDRLQLYSAPTPNGVKVGIMLEETELAYEPHRVDIMANENHDPAFLALNPNGKIPAIYDPHGPRGRPLALFESGAILIYLADKTGQLLSTDPGTRYETIQWLMWQMGGVGPMFGQVGFFNKFAGKAYEDKRPLQRYAAESARLLGVLDARLADRDWVMGADYSIADISLLGWVRNLIGFYEARELVGFDRFRQVRIWLDRGLARPAVQRGLVVTA; from the coding sequence ATGACAGTCGATCATCCAATTTTCACGCGTTGGCCGATTCAATATCCTGATCGGTTGCAACTCTATTCCGCGCCGACGCCCAACGGAGTGAAGGTCGGAATCATGCTCGAGGAGACGGAGCTGGCCTATGAGCCACACCGCGTCGACATCATGGCGAACGAGAACCACGATCCGGCCTTCCTCGCGCTGAACCCCAATGGAAAAATCCCGGCTATCTACGATCCGCACGGGCCGAGGGGTCGGCCACTGGCGCTGTTCGAATCGGGAGCGATCCTGATCTATCTCGCCGACAAGACCGGGCAACTCCTTTCCACCGATCCCGGCACGCGATATGAAACGATACAGTGGCTGATGTGGCAGATGGGCGGTGTCGGGCCGATGTTCGGCCAGGTCGGCTTCTTCAATAAATTCGCTGGCAAGGCCTATGAGGACAAGCGTCCGTTGCAACGCTACGCGGCCGAATCAGCGCGGCTGCTGGGTGTGCTCGACGCACGCCTCGCCGACCGAGACTGGGTGATGGGTGCGGACTACAGCATCGCAGACATTTCGCTGCTCGGCTGGGTGCGCAACCTGATCGGCTTTTACGAAGCACGCGAGCTCGTCGGCTTCGACCGCTTTCGTCAGGTGCGGATATGGCTCGATCGTGGCCTGGCGCGTCCGGCTGTGCAGCGCGGCCTGGTGGTAACCGCCTAG
- a CDS encoding DUF1153 domain-containing protein, with amino-acid sequence MSTKMEDDSKRWTAKRKSALVLDIIQGKTTVAEASRTYDLSPSEIEQWVDDGKRGMENALRANPQDVREQYERQLKDLQEAYGEAMLELRARKKLQSLLGEDEK; translated from the coding sequence ATGAGCACGAAGATGGAAGACGACAGCAAGCGTTGGACCGCCAAGCGCAAGAGCGCCCTGGTGCTGGACATTATTCAGGGTAAAACGACGGTTGCCGAAGCCAGCAGGACGTACGATCTGTCGCCCTCGGAGATCGAGCAATGGGTCGATGACGGCAAGCGCGGCATGGAAAACGCCCTGAGGGCCAATCCGCAGGATGTCCGAGAGCAATACGAGCGTCAGCTGAAGGATCTTCAAGAAGCGTACGGCGAGGCGATGTTGGAGCTGCGTGCCAGAAAAAAATTGCAGTCCCTGCTGGGCGAGGACGAGAAGTGA
- a CDS encoding AraC family transcriptional regulator, producing the protein MPQFDWLSHLLQMITVTSQPEARCVYGAPWRVGRDRSAAHEIPYHVVLKGRATIADPETGTARELAGGDIVLLPHGSAHVLHDGGGHAPGRTCNRQSSEGWTISENDGQGEHLDMLCGRFFIRPPHDRLIRHYLPTVLVVRSMDGRGEEGAVCATRHLSSLVGLMRTELAGDKPGRYAILNALTSALFTLALRAASESDRAPAGLLALAGHPRLGPAISAMFSNPAHPWSLPELADLCSMSRATFMRHFQQKLGHSANELLTDIRMSLAANELKRPAVTTEVVADSVGYRSVAAFRRVFTDRMGMTPGKWRRLARDGE; encoded by the coding sequence ATGCCGCAGTTCGACTGGCTGAGCCATCTCCTGCAAATGATCACCGTTACCAGCCAGCCGGAGGCCCGATGTGTCTACGGTGCGCCATGGCGCGTCGGCCGGGATCGGTCCGCGGCGCATGAGATTCCTTACCACGTCGTGCTGAAGGGCCGGGCGACTATTGCGGATCCGGAGACCGGTACGGCCAGAGAGCTGGCGGGCGGCGATATCGTGCTGTTGCCTCACGGGTCTGCGCACGTTCTGCACGATGGCGGCGGACATGCGCCGGGTCGTACCTGCAATCGACAAAGTTCTGAAGGATGGACGATTAGCGAAAATGACGGCCAGGGCGAGCACCTGGACATGCTGTGCGGTCGATTCTTCATAAGGCCGCCGCATGATCGGCTGATTCGTCACTATCTACCGACGGTTCTGGTGGTGCGGTCCATGGACGGCCGTGGTGAAGAAGGTGCCGTGTGCGCCACGAGGCACCTGTCCAGTCTCGTAGGGCTGATGCGCACTGAGCTCGCCGGCGACAAGCCGGGCCGATACGCCATTCTCAATGCGCTTACATCGGCGCTGTTCACACTGGCACTGCGCGCGGCAAGCGAATCCGACCGAGCGCCCGCGGGCTTGCTGGCCCTTGCCGGCCATCCGCGACTGGGCCCGGCCATTTCGGCCATGTTCTCGAATCCGGCGCACCCCTGGAGCCTCCCTGAACTGGCCGACTTGTGCAGCATGTCGCGCGCCACCTTTATGCGGCACTTTCAACAAAAGCTCGGGCATTCGGCCAACGAACTGCTGACCGATATCCGGATGAGCCTGGCCGCGAACGAGCTGAAGAGGCCGGCGGTGACCACCGAGGTCGTTGCCGACTCAGTGGGGTATCGATCCGTGGCGGCTTTTCGACGCGTGTTCACCGACAGGATGGGTATGACGCCAGGGAAATGGCGGCGCCTCGCGCGCGACGGCGAGTAA
- a CDS encoding IS3 family transposase produces MIRQGLQADGITVSIAKLCRWFEVPRRTVYYKPVKSAPKIDPKFAAPIKAMIEESPSFGYRTVAHLLGFNKNTVQRVFQLMGWQVRKRPIGFRPRIQALPSVATMPNERWSTDLCRVWAGRDGWATLALVIDCHTRELLGWHLSRSGKACTAGSALEHALIARFGTLGRVPTPFLLRSDNGLVFTSRCYTALVRSYGLRQEFITPHCPQQNGMVERVIRTLKEQCVHRHRFETIQHASRVIGDWIRFYNHRRPHQALGMKTPAEAFALAA; encoded by the coding sequence ATGATCCGCCAGGGACTACAAGCCGACGGCATTACCGTCTCGATCGCCAAGCTGTGCCGCTGGTTCGAGGTGCCGCGCCGCACGGTGTACTACAAGCCGGTTAAGTCGGCGCCGAAGATCGATCCCAAATTCGCTGCGCCGATCAAGGCGATGATCGAGGAGTCGCCGTCGTTTGGCTACCGGACGGTTGCGCACCTATTAGGGTTCAACAAGAACACCGTACAACGTGTGTTCCAGTTAATGGGCTGGCAGGTCCGCAAGCGGCCGATCGGCTTCAGGCCACGCATCCAGGCCCTGCCATCGGTGGCGACAATGCCCAACGAGCGCTGGTCCACGGATTTGTGCCGAGTGTGGGCCGGTCGGGACGGCTGGGCGACGCTCGCACTGGTGATCGATTGCCATACGCGCGAGTTACTTGGCTGGCATCTGTCGCGAAGTGGCAAGGCATGCACCGCGGGCAGCGCCCTGGAACATGCCCTGATCGCCCGCTTCGGAACGCTAGGTCGCGTGCCGACGCCGTTCTTGCTCCGATCGGACAACGGACTGGTCTTCACCTCGCGCTGCTACACCGCGCTCGTACGCAGCTACGGCTTGCGCCAGGAGTTCATCACGCCGCATTGCCCTCAGCAGAACGGTATGGTCGAACGGGTAATCCGCACGCTCAAGGAGCAATGTGTACATCGCCACCGCTTTGAGACCATCCAGCACGCCAGCCGTGTGATTGGTGACTGGATACGCTTTTACAACCATCGGCGCCCGCACCAAGCGCTTGGAATGAAGACACCGGCTGAGGCGTTTGCATTAGCCGCTTAA
- a CDS encoding AraC family transcriptional regulator has translation MSAADLDGLLSTLTVDFVRLTECLVSPGWRINLGGTSAPGIHYNLSGRGRMVLEGHPAIELSPHTLVITPPNQYFHIAVPPEDPESGVYQEVEGRWKPFPPGAIRRFVAGEDGPHLMLICGYFQASYGATVNLFSTLQAPIVEQFDSTHHIDRTLRLALQELIDQEVGTGAMTTTLLKVVLIALLRRSLTSIDLWVERFSLLGDVNIARAFSHMAAHPGAPHSANSLARIACLSRSSFMARFTQVIGMPPMTVLRRLRMRQAASMLITDELSVDRIARSVGYSSRSSFLKAFHDVYGIQPSDYRAQCRSGSAPGIRTSVSG, from the coding sequence ATGTCCGCCGCCGATCTCGACGGCCTGCTATCCACGCTGACCGTGGATTTTGTGCGGCTGACCGAATGCCTGGTAAGTCCCGGTTGGCGCATAAACCTGGGAGGTACATCCGCACCCGGCATACATTACAACCTGTCCGGGCGGGGACGCATGGTGCTGGAGGGACATCCGGCCATCGAGCTTTCACCTCACACGCTTGTCATCACGCCGCCGAATCAGTATTTCCATATCGCGGTGCCGCCGGAGGATCCTGAAAGCGGGGTGTATCAGGAGGTGGAGGGCCGCTGGAAGCCATTCCCGCCGGGTGCGATCCGGCGCTTTGTCGCCGGCGAAGACGGCCCGCACCTGATGTTGATCTGCGGCTATTTCCAGGCGTCCTATGGCGCGACCGTGAATTTGTTCTCGACGTTGCAAGCCCCTATCGTCGAACAGTTCGATAGCACGCACCACATTGACCGCACACTGCGCTTGGCCCTTCAGGAGCTCATCGACCAGGAAGTGGGTACGGGTGCCATGACGACGACCCTGCTCAAGGTAGTGTTGATCGCGTTGCTAAGACGCTCATTGACCTCCATCGATCTATGGGTGGAGCGCTTCTCGCTATTGGGAGACGTCAATATCGCCCGCGCCTTCTCCCATATGGCGGCGCATCCCGGCGCGCCGCACTCCGCCAACAGCCTCGCCCGCATCGCTTGCTTGAGCAGATCGTCTTTTATGGCGCGGTTCACGCAAGTTATCGGCATGCCCCCGATGACCGTCCTCAGAAGGCTGCGCATGCGCCAAGCCGCGTCGATGCTGATCACCGACGAACTATCGGTCGATAGGATCGCGCGCTCGGTCGGATACAGCAGCCGAAGCAGTTTTCTGAAGGCATTCCATGATGTCTACGGCATTCAACCTTCCGACTATCGGGCTCAGTGCCGGTCCGGGAGCGCGCCCGGGATACGCACGTCCGTCAGTGGATGA
- a CDS encoding PmeII family type II restriction endonuclease, with protein MATATRRRNAVPNTLSGFLKSRTHHFNPEEIVRLFGAVTEERVDCLADALAAYIGTNLPAAFERRDGLSDYRTNPYVLMTSASVMRLDDPQAFGAFLFNSKLYMALETSFGKQIEAAFVSQYPIGSVNKWIEAPEKRAEFAALEGLSREEKAQQRLNSVWREIDKSVVVGNRRYLTSIKSGPNTINDTQVQGMTRAIIDNYRAWVQQTRVTYPEVTGIDVVLGLTYGTDRTTNNKENQILVKLLQNGFEEADRANEPGVLIDSETRSVRVYRCIGMDFWSFIGKPDNRPAANFVFLEVLLALAKALGRGVENADIETRINLKLQQLALALSKLMFPRQSLPAWVRDDFSEGQLFWFATAITAFYDEGI; from the coding sequence ATGGCAACAGCGACAAGAAGAAGAAATGCAGTCCCAAACACACTCTCCGGGTTTCTTAAGTCACGGACGCATCATTTCAATCCGGAAGAAATTGTTAGGCTCTTCGGGGCGGTAACCGAGGAACGAGTAGACTGCCTCGCCGATGCGCTTGCGGCATACATCGGCACGAACTTACCAGCTGCATTTGAACGTCGAGATGGCCTGTCGGACTACCGTACGAACCCGTATGTGCTAATGACGTCCGCAAGCGTCATGAGATTAGATGACCCACAAGCCTTCGGGGCTTTCCTATTCAATAGCAAGTTATATATGGCGTTGGAGACGTCATTTGGCAAACAGATTGAGGCGGCCTTTGTTAGCCAGTACCCAATAGGCTCAGTTAACAAATGGATTGAGGCGCCGGAGAAGCGCGCAGAGTTTGCCGCTCTCGAGGGACTCAGTCGAGAGGAAAAGGCGCAGCAGCGACTCAATTCCGTGTGGCGCGAGATTGATAAATCCGTAGTTGTGGGCAACCGCCGATATCTTACGTCGATAAAAAGCGGCCCCAACACAATCAATGACACGCAAGTTCAGGGTATGACCCGAGCCATCATTGACAATTATCGCGCTTGGGTGCAACAGACAAGGGTTACATATCCGGAGGTCACTGGCATTGATGTTGTTCTAGGTTTGACATATGGAACAGACCGGACAACAAACAACAAAGAGAACCAGATTCTTGTCAAGCTCTTGCAGAACGGCTTCGAAGAAGCCGACCGAGCGAACGAGCCGGGAGTTTTAATCGACTCGGAAACTCGGTCCGTTCGTGTTTATCGGTGCATCGGCATGGATTTTTGGTCTTTCATTGGCAAACCAGACAATCGCCCAGCTGCGAACTTTGTTTTCTTAGAGGTTTTGCTTGCTCTGGCCAAAGCACTAGGACGAGGCGTCGAGAATGCGGACATCGAGACTCGGATTAACCTCAAGTTGCAACAGCTTGCCCTAGCTCTTTCTAAGTTAATGTTCCCTCGGCAAAGCCTACCCGCGTGGGTCAGAGATGACTTCTCTGAAGGTCAGCTATTCTGGTTCGCCACGGCTATAACGGCCTTCTACGACGAAGGAATTTGA
- a CDS encoding DNA cytosine methyltransferase produces the protein MNKRKGAEAPKKYNVISLFSGAMGLDIGLDLTGRFQLLACVEKVPSFCETIRANRSEGRLPADLKVFEGDISDLDPAEVLSACGLKPGELDVLVGGPPCQAFSTAGRRMATQDPRGTLLWQYLRFVEYMQPKFFLMENVRGLLSAALKHRPIAERPERGGPPLASDELPGSVVRLFAEDMQNLASVGGFGYHMDCFEVNAVNYGAPQLRERALFIGNRYNVVVDFPDPTHGPNHSIPAQTSLLEEAGSLKPWSTLRDAIGRISDPGEVIMDFSPRKKSFLARIPQGSNWRSLPVELQQESMGSAWHAKGGRSGWWRRLSYDLPCPTLVTMPNHASTALCHPTEVRALSLKEYAHIQEFPTDWVFKGTASQQYAQVGNAVPVRLGTVAGNVIAKELDALAERNWVASATKPQEYRVVYVQSHVRTRQWFKGGKTYVWEDGEANASATYEAPQTLRKVSTIG, from the coding sequence ATGAATAAGCGCAAGGGTGCAGAGGCACCCAAGAAATACAACGTAATCTCGCTGTTTTCCGGAGCCATGGGACTCGACATCGGGCTCGACCTTACCGGTCGATTCCAGTTACTAGCATGCGTCGAGAAAGTGCCATCGTTTTGCGAAACGATTCGTGCGAATCGCTCAGAGGGGCGGCTCCCTGCCGACCTAAAGGTGTTCGAGGGCGACATCTCTGACCTCGACCCCGCCGAAGTTCTGTCTGCCTGCGGGCTCAAACCAGGGGAGTTGGACGTACTGGTTGGGGGACCGCCCTGCCAAGCATTCAGTACGGCAGGGCGCAGAATGGCCACGCAGGACCCACGCGGTACGCTCTTGTGGCAATACCTCCGTTTTGTGGAGTACATGCAGCCAAAGTTCTTTCTGATGGAGAACGTGAGGGGGCTGCTATCTGCCGCACTAAAACATCGGCCAATTGCAGAGCGCCCCGAACGCGGCGGACCACCGCTTGCATCGGATGAACTGCCGGGCTCCGTTGTTCGGCTGTTTGCCGAAGACATGCAGAATTTGGCCAGTGTTGGGGGCTTCGGCTATCACATGGATTGCTTCGAGGTAAATGCCGTCAACTACGGCGCGCCTCAACTGCGCGAGCGCGCACTATTCATCGGGAATCGCTACAACGTCGTTGTTGATTTCCCCGACCCAACACACGGCCCCAATCACTCGATTCCCGCTCAGACATCCCTTCTTGAAGAAGCTGGCTCACTTAAGCCATGGAGTACGCTCCGGGATGCCATCGGTAGAATAAGTGACCCGGGCGAGGTGATTATGGACTTTAGCCCGCGCAAGAAGTCCTTTCTAGCCCGGATTCCTCAGGGTTCGAATTGGCGCAGCCTGCCGGTAGAACTCCAGCAGGAGTCAATGGGGTCCGCGTGGCATGCGAAGGGCGGCAGGTCTGGCTGGTGGCGCCGACTGAGCTATGACCTTCCATGTCCCACGCTTGTCACAATGCCGAACCACGCTAGCACTGCGCTTTGCCATCCAACAGAAGTGCGCGCCCTTTCGCTGAAGGAGTATGCACATATTCAAGAATTTCCCACAGACTGGGTTTTCAAAGGAACCGCTAGTCAGCAATACGCGCAGGTCGGCAATGCGGTGCCGGTGCGCCTTGGAACAGTAGCCGGAAACGTTATTGCAAAGGAATTGGATGCCCTTGCCGAGCGAAATTGGGTCGCAAGCGCAACCAAACCACAAGAGTACAGAGTAGTCTACGTACAATCGCATGTCCGCACTCGCCAGTGGTTCAAAGGCGGTAAGACTTATGTTTGGGAAGACGGAGAGGCCAATGCGTCGGCAACCTATGAAGCACCGCAGACTCTACGAAAAGTAAGCACAATAGGGTAA
- a CDS encoding alcohol dehydrogenase catalytic domain-containing protein yields MKAIIVTTQAAGTAGMKLAERPRPQAAINDVVVQVYASGFTGDELTWPPTWTDRLERDRTPSIPGHELAGVVTALGYGTTGLSVGQRVFGLSDWYRDGTLAEYVAVEARNLAPLPGDVDFTVAASVAMSGLTAWLH; encoded by the coding sequence ATGAAGGCAATCATAGTGACGACCCAGGCCGCGGGTACGGCCGGGATGAAACTGGCCGAGCGGCCCCGGCCGCAGGCAGCAATAAACGATGTCGTCGTTCAGGTCTATGCGTCCGGGTTCACCGGGGATGAGCTGACGTGGCCACCGACCTGGACCGATCGGCTCGAGCGCGACCGAACCCCGTCGATCCCCGGGCATGAGCTGGCTGGAGTGGTCACTGCCCTTGGATATGGCACGACGGGCCTGTCCGTCGGGCAGCGGGTCTTCGGCCTCTCGGATTGGTATCGCGACGGTACCCTCGCCGAATACGTCGCCGTCGAGGCGCGTAATCTCGCGCCGCTGCCGGGTGATGTCGATTTCACAGTGGCCGCGAGCGTGGCGATGTCGGGACTGACGGCGTGGCTGCATTGA